Within Geminocystis sp. M7585_C2015_104, the genomic segment GAGTGTTTTGCGAATGAAATTATCGGCAGGTTGTATTTTCAGTCTATCAGTACACCAGCGGAAGCCCCTACGGGGTGCGGGATAGCCTTTGCCGATGAGACACACCCAGAAACTGTCTTTAACTTCAGGATAAAGCAGGTGGGCTTCAAAGGGCATATTGTGTTGGGTGGCTGCCTCTTGGAGTTTGGCAATACGGCTTTTTACCCAACTGGCGACAATGGGATTTTCTACCCGGGTATCGGTGGTGATGACGTAGACTTTTTTGTGGCGTTTAGGAGGTGGCAACTGGAAAATGGCATTCCAAACTAGTTGTAACACACAGGAGCTATCCTTCCCGCCACTATAACCAATAATCCAAGGCAGATGATCTTGGCAGTATAGCTGTTGTATTTCTGCCGTCAAGGCCTCGATTTCTTCTACCAATTCGGCGGCTGGGCGGGGGTTGGCGAAAAGGGACAACTGTTGGTTGGTCATTCTTGGTTTTCCTTCACGGTGGGACTATTTGAGACCATTTGAACTATTTGAGCAGTTCGACGGCATCCCGTCCATCTACAGCTTCAAGATATACTTTTACCTGTTCCTCTTTGGAGGTGGGGAGGGTTTTGCCGACAAAGTCGGGGTGGATGGGCAGTTGACGATGCCCTCTGTCTATCAAAACCAGGAGTTTAACAATTTCAGGACGGCCGTATTCGTTGATGGCATTGAGGGCGGCGCGGATGGTGCGGCCCTTGTATATCACATCGTCCACCAGGATTACAGTTTTCCCGGTCAAATCCAGGGGTATTTCTGTTTTTTTTGGGGTTCTGGTCCGAATTTGGTCCAAATCGTCCCTGTAGAAGGTAATATCTAAAGCTCCTACTGGTGGTCTTATTCCTTCAATCATTGCTATGTGTTCTGCCAAAAGATGGGCTAGGGGAACCCCTCTAGTATAAATACCTAACAGAACCACCTGGGACAAATCATCTACCTCCTCCACCACCTGAGATGCCAATCGGGTGAGGGTACGACGCATCTCGTCTGCAGAGAGGATTTCTACCACCTGGCCATTCATTGGGGATTGGCTTCCTCGTCTTGTATCTTCACAAGTACCACAGTTATGTTATCAGAGCCCCCACCATCTTTGGCATTTTTGATGAGGGTTTGGGCCGCCTCCTGTAGGTCTTTGGCCTCTTGTAAAGATTTGTTGATTGCTTCATCAGAGACTTCTTCGGTGAGGCCATCACTGCACAACAGGAGAATGTCACCGGGTTGTAGTCCTTCGAGTTTTTTAATGTCAAGACCCTCCAAAAGATCGCGACGGCCTAAACACTGAGATAAAACATGGCGCCAGGGGTGGTATTTAGCATCTTCGGCACTGATTTCCCCCGCCCTCACGGCCTGAGCAATCCAGGTGTGATCTAAGGTTAATTGTTGCAGTTGGCCTTGGTGCCAAAGATATAGGCGAGAATCTCCTACGTGGGCATGCCATATTTCTTCCTGGCGAAACATTACCACTACCAGGGTAGTGCCCATATCTCCTCTTTCGGGGTGAAGGACTTGTTGTTCCAAAATTTGCTCGTTAGCCTGGTATATGGCCTTTTCGATGAGATCGTAGGAGTTTATGGGAGCCTCCCAATGGGACTCAAAATAGTCCTTCACTACCTCTGTGGCGATTCTACTTGCCTCCTCGCCGCCGGCATGTCCTCCCATCCCATCGGCAAGAATAAAAAAACGTCCTTGTGGGTCGATATAATGGTTGTCTTGATTGTAGGGTCTAACTAGACCGGGATCAGTCAAGCCGACAGACTCACACTTCATAAATCCACTCACTCAGGGGTTATAATTATAGTTTACGGTCTAATTTGTCCAACTGTCTCAATAATCGTAACAAAGAGAAAACTGGCCAAATACAGATTAATACAAGAGCGAGTGCCATATTCCCCCAGCCGTTTACAAACAGGATAGTGGCAGAGAGGATGAGGGCACTGATGAAGAGGGTATAGTTGGTGGCCATTTGCATGCCCACCAGCTTACGCAGGAGACGTTCGGATTCAGAGGCTTTGACTCGGACACGAATATCCCCTTTTTCTAGTTTGTCGAGGGTATCCTCGATGCGGGCC encodes:
- the pyrR gene encoding bifunctional pyr operon transcriptional regulator/uracil phosphoribosyltransferase PyrR, with product MNGQVVEILSADEMRRTLTRLASQVVEEVDDLSQVVLLGIYTRGVPLAHLLAEHIAMIEGIRPPVGALDITFYRDDLDQIRTRTPKKTEIPLDLTGKTVILVDDVIYKGRTIRAALNAINEYGRPEIVKLLVLIDRGHRQLPIHPDFVGKTLPTSKEEQVKVYLEAVDGRDAVELLK
- a CDS encoding Stp1/IreP family PP2C-type Ser/Thr phosphatase yields the protein MKCESVGLTDPGLVRPYNQDNHYIDPQGRFFILADGMGGHAGGEEASRIATEVVKDYFESHWEAPINSYDLIEKAIYQANEQILEQQVLHPERGDMGTTLVVVMFRQEEIWHAHVGDSRLYLWHQGQLQQLTLDHTWIAQAVRAGEISAEDAKYHPWRHVLSQCLGRRDLLEGLDIKKLEGLQPGDILLLCSDGLTEEVSDEAINKSLQEAKDLQEAAQTLIKNAKDGGGSDNITVVLVKIQDEEANPQ